In the genome of Impatiens glandulifera chromosome 6, dImpGla2.1, whole genome shotgun sequence, the window TGGCATTGTCattaatatttaactatatttgGTGGAGCTTTTTATGGACTTGATTGTCATTTGACATTTtatttcttgatttgaattcttgatttgaattgatgatttgaaaaggcttttcaaaaaaataagtGCCTTgataatgtattaatattttgagttggTAATAAATCACCATAATGTTTcatttaaataagatatatttGACTAGTATTAAAACATTAAGTTTATACTTTCTTAGGGATTCTTCTTATtggagtttttaaaaaatttagggagaaaaaaataatgattggtaatgattttgaaaaaatgataattatttttagtaaaaagacttaaaggtattgttatatatgaataaaataaaaaaaaaataatttaaaattgagatttttaagtattttgattaatgaaataagtgatataattattaagaagtgattgattgaaaaattaattttgaataagtttaaaaaaaaaaaacaaagagaaCCTActttatagttttattatacTCTTACATCAAAATTTAACTTATGATTTATAGTGCTAACCTTCATGATTAATTTTTTGACTTATTGAAttcagaaaaataaagaaaacatgctatatatattattgaataaactctataattaatatattgtgattaaaaaatatatatattttttaagattttaccTCAATATTATCTAGAGTGATTCATCAAACACATGAAGATCATAATCATCAAAACGATGACCAAAAGCATCATCAAAACACGTATGATAGAATCTTAGCTCTAAATCTACCTACTAATTTATTGTATCATAATTTAAGTGAGAGATTAAGACAATCAATGTAAATCTTAGGGGATGTTGTATGGTCATGATCAAATTAACATTGACACGATAAATGGTATGAACTCTACAAAAAGTTCCTTggaaatgattatttattatcaCGCGCCGTCATTACTAAGACATGACTTTGGGTGGGTGATGGAATGGACAAGTTTGAACCAAAGTATACATTACATatgtttgaattaaaataaactaatttaggTTGTCctatcaattataaaaaaaataattaaaaatcagGGTTGCGGGTCAATAAAAACttcttatattaaaacaaatatatatatataaaataatgtttaattttaaaatgtacgGAATACCGGGtgaagagttgtggttaattttgttacatatgtgagagtaaattgatatttatgtatgattgtgagttgacccgtcgtccggattgtcgggtcgagaactgtggttattttgaatatatatgtgaatctaaatgaataattgagtcggattatgggttgattgactcataaacttaaaacgattaaaaataaaattagaaatgttatatatatgttttgaacttacaacctaacaaaacaacaactttaaccaactagactaataagactttatattttaaatttaacactaaatttgatgaatatAGTACCttattaacaatataagtttaattttttaactaactaatctatatatatatattagtaaaaaatGTCAATATCAACGATTAAATTGACGATTTTAATggtttatattgaaaaaaaattgttagtattgagtaataataataacaactcaAAAATCGGTTGACATCAGTTGGAAGAGCCTCCGTAGGCATTGCTCAAACATGAAATACCAACCATTTTTAGGCGGTTATTATTACTCAATAACAACTGTTTTATGAGCGGTTGTTATTAAGCAATATCAATCACTTTAAGGACtgttattattaaacaattgcAACAGTTTTACATGCAATTGTTATTAAGCAATATCAACCGTTTAAAAACTATTGTCATTACTCAATATTAACGGACATAAAACctgttgttattaattaataacaaaccATTTTGTAGGCGattgtttttattaagaaatatcaATTGTTGTTACCATTACTCAATATCAACCGCCCaaaaatttattgttattaatcaATATCAAAAAGTTTATtaggtttattattattaatcaatataaaaaagtttattgTTATTAATCAATATCAACCGCTATAAAAGTTATTGTAATTACTCAATTATAATGGTAATGACATTTCTTATTcccaaatttataaaaaaattattttaattataagtcacattaaaatgaatttaattattttatacaatatttcaatgacaatataatttttaaatataattccaaaattaacatttaaacaatttaactCCAACACATACAAAtactacatttaaataaaaaaaaatcataatataaaaaaaaaaatcgatcttcatcttctttttcttcttcagcATAAACTTtttcttcctaattaatttaatccaaatttagaatagttaaataaacacatttacaacataaataattaaagttaataatataaacattgttGAATGAAACTATTTAATAACTTGTGTACCTCACAAACCTGATTATACCATGATAATTTTTGCTACAAGACAAATGAGAAAGGAATTAAGAGCATAGGTTGAAAGAGGATAGATAGGTTGTGGAGAGAAGAAGTTGTTGACAAAAAAAGATTTGAGAGAAATAAGAATGTTTCAGGAGAGAAGAAGTTATCGCTcacaaaaataagaaataagatTTACTACCATTTGTTAGTGTCCTCTTGTTCCCTATCACATGGGGAAGACATTGTCGtgataaaaaagacaatttattttattacgaTAATGCCCTCCACGTGTGAGAGGGAACAGAGGAAACACCACCACAAATAGTAAATGGTATCAGAGGATCCAGTTCCAAAAATAAAGGTTGTGGGAATAGGGGTTAAGGGGAGAAAAGATTATCGTGAGGAGAAGTTATCGtgatgattaattaattattttgtcccaccaattttaatgatattttatttatttattttatatatatatatatatatattattttattttaactaatttaattatataaatattaaatatatatatatatatatatattaactattgaatattatatataaatataaattattaagttaaaaattatttaaaaaatatttaatatcaattatttttaaaataatattatatatatatatatatatttactttattaaataaaaaatcaaattaatttatataatgtttttaaatttgaattatattatatgtatattttattaaataaataaatataaataattcaaatttaattatatatatatatatatatttatttaattacataatatataaaattgtataatgtttttaaatttaagatatattgtcataaaattttaatttttttacttattattattattaaataattatgatcatataaatataattaatatatttaattattaataaatatatatatatatatataattaatataattaattattaataaattcatatatatatataattaatcattaataaatttatatatatatatatataattattaattatattttaaatttattaaacataaattacaaattatataaactattatattaatatatatataattatatatctttccAAGTCTctctaatctttttttttttattaattattttgtttaaattttaatttctccatattaataatatttttttattcttactaaatcttaaaatttattaatattttttattttttataaacactaaatcttattaatatttttatttttattttccctaaaatattgttagaaatatttttttttcttattcatgtatattctttttttttttaatcttatctcACTTTTATTccttatatgaaaataaataaaaataactcaaaaatcataaataaattgtcataacaatttttaataaaattattgaataattttttttactaaaaagaataaaatttactCAAACATTTgctgtaataataaaatatacaaaattttttaaaaaaaaattaaggacttaaaaataatatctataaaAACAAATCTTAAACCGTAAATCATATATCCTAAACTCTAagctaattatataaatatatgttcttataaaaaaaaatagccttatatcctaaactctaaactaattatataattatatattcatataaaaaatataataaattaataatactgttatttactaatatttataattaaagatatCCTAAATCatatactaattatataaatatatacattcttttaaaaaaaatcctaaaccTAAACATACTTAAATACTAAACTCTAAGCTTAAACTTTATACTTTAAATCCTAAATTATAAATccctaaaataattatataaatatatatattcatataaaaaatataaaaaattaataatattattattcgtaaatattaataattaaataatttatttttatattataaaaattaattttttttattaaatctaagaaagagaaaaaaaataaagaataagaataaaaaatgttaaattcccgttcaaatttaattatatttattatttaattaaataatatataaatttatatattgtttttaaatttaaaatatattgtcatgtattttagtttttcttactctatattatttaataattatggtcatatatattataattaattattaataaatatattaatataccaaaataaatattaatataatttaaaatttataattttttttttttgtataaatatagaatttataaattattaattaattttttaatttaatatatatataaatatttaatatcaaccattttaaaaaagGATGATATTGACTCACTTTATATCTCTTCAATATCAATGGttttaaaatggttgatattgaTCCATTTATATTAACCGTcttaaaaaccgttgatattgatCCGCTCTATATCATCATTTTAAAAATCGTTGATATTAATCTAATGTATATTAACCGGTTTTAAAATCGTTGATATTGTCCTATATCAAcgatttttaaatttgttgatAAAGATGTCGTCAGTATCAAcgatttttaaaaatgttgatatAGATTGGGTCAATATCCACCGTTTTTAAAATTTCGTTAATATAGATGAGTTAATATAAACCGTTTTAAGAGCGATATATATTGACCACCTTTATagtaatagtttttaaaaatgttggtATTACTCCTTTAATATTAACCGCGAAACAAACGGTTACTAttaatggtatatatatatatatataattaatttgaaagtaTTCGGATTGTCGaatcgagagttatggttaattttgatGAATATTTGAGAGTAATtgaatacttaggtcggattgtgggttgaccctccaataaacttaaaacggttaaaaataaaattaaaaatgatatatgtatgtttcgaatttgcaacataacaaaataagtacaatcttttaaccaagtgtgattgaaatGTGGTTTAATAAGGGATAATAGGCTGATAATAATTagaagtggttaaaaaatatgaatccaatatttgattgaccaaattGTTAGGTCAcaatgttaaatgttaaaaatttaatcaaatatttgattgacgaaagtgaaagtgtaaggtaaTGAGATGAGAGGTTTATTGggaaaaatatgtgatgagatatttaaaaatatgagatGTTTTATCGAAGTGGATAAAATCTGAAAAGAGAGTGTTCtactttttgttttaatatatttttcttgatttattaagagttttaaaattttgatacttattattataattttttattaatttttttttaatttatttatatttttttatatgcacACATGAATTTtcctaatatattaatttagcaAAGTATCTCTTTATATAGAtattactattatattttaatacatttttttttcatctttaatGGTCTttcaacttattattttattaaaaatccgttttaattaattttttttgatataaataaaatcttatttacataaaacaatttaaatttaaaataatttaaatttcaaaaattaatttattcaatcctataaaatactttaataaataaattagttggtACTAACacattccaaaaaaaatatattatcatctatattaattataaatttattttattctcacaTCAAAATTTAACTTGTGCTTTACCCTTAATTTAACCATATTTGTTGTCAACATTATTTTAGTTATCTCtcaaaataaaagagatattaGTAGATAACTAATATTTCACTATTATATGCTTTGTATcacatgatttatttttaaaacacttatatgtataaatatgaaaaaacttCATTCATTCAGAAATGGTTAGtgaatatatatagattgaaatatgttttatatGGAAAATTTGGATATGTTGAATATATaccttgttattttctttatgaaataaataaataaataattataatatttatcattatcatttttttgtgatggttatgaaataattttttaagatgaaGATTTATATTGAGGAGATTTCTTTTCCCATATCCCATGGTTCTTTTTGTGATTGTTATgacttttttactttttctaattGACAATTAATGTAGATGATATTTCTCTTATTATGTGTGTGAATTGCAGAACTAGGTGTGTCATTTTCTTTGGTTGAcaccttttatttttatttttatatatttttggaaaattgcttaatgtcatttaattaaaaaaactttagtGTTAGAAAAAACAAGCGTCTAGATCAGACTAGCCCATTAGGCACCTTCTGATTTTGTTGATGCCTTGTTAGGGGGGAAATGTGAGGAAATAGCCCATAAAAAGGTCTTTTAATGCGGAAAGTGTCAGCGCACTAAAATGTCCCCGTTGCGTAATGCAACTTGAGGTTGCGTGAtgcaattttttatctttttattttaaaaaaaaaattaattatgaaatttttttggaaaaaatgtCCCAGTTGCGTCACACAATCGTGTCACGCAACCcaagttgcgtcacgcaatcgcgttgcgagacgaaaaaaaaaattcatctcGCGATTCttgttgcgtcacgcaacctccgACATGGGCAAAATTGTCCAAAAACAGTAAAAGGGTCACCAacgcttttttttttaaagcgCTGTACTTTCTGCATTTAAGGCCTTTtgagggtcatttcctcaaatttcccttgTTATGTATATATGGTGCAAATAATTATAGACAATCTCAAGCATTTATGTGAAATGTTGTGGTTATTGGTACTTACTTGGACTTcgaattaattttgataaatcaaacatatttttctacaattttcttttaaaatctaTGAAAACATAGATGCAATGGTAAGCTGAGTTCTCAAATTCTTATCTTCGCTCCCACCTGACACCAAAGCCACAAGAGATTTGTCAAGCTGAATAAAGTAAATCATTATATAAAGGAGGAATGATGTCCATATTAAAAGTCCTTTTACATCCACTTCgactattaataaaaatattaaagaacaaattaaagaaactatattcaaaTTAAGACAATATATTTTAGTGGTCcgtatcatatataatattaggaAGATATGATCAACGAAAAAATGGCTAGAGGTCcgtatcatatataatattaggaAGATATGATCAACGAAAAAATGGCTTGGGTTTATCCATGGTTTGTTAGACAAGaattaaaatagattataaCTCTCAATGTCAAATGTCACAAGTCACTCTTTATTCAAGGtatcaaaacaatatttttgatGCAACTTCAAAATAAGTTTCTTTCTTTAGTATAATTTGGGACCATTACTTTTCTTAAATACTTTTGAGCCAactaatttgtatttttgttttattattattataattttgatctTGCAATATTTTCATGACATTTACAtgtaatatttttctctttatgggccttttattttatattgattattttcaaacaaaaaaatgtttattttttcgttgtccaaaaatatatataaatcttttaagatattaattttttttcttgagcAACCTAATAAGTTCTAAAGTTCAAATTAAGCAAGCCACTACTCTTTGTGTTGAGTGCAAAATGAAGATCATATCTTCACTGGATTCCCTTTTCATTCCTCACAAAATTTATCGCACTAACGAGAAGTCGCGGATCAGTTCTAAACAACAATTGCGTAGAATGCCAACAAAAGTTTCAACAAACCATCATCAATGGAACATGCAGCTCAACTGCAGCATGAGTACCAAAGTGAACGAAATCAATGACGAACAACCCATAGTGAGACGCTCTGCTAACTATGGTCCAACCATTTGGAAATATGAATACATACAGTCGCTTAACAGCAAATATGTGGTAAGcattttatttatgtgaatTATCATGCATATATAGTACTAAAAAATCCATGTTATAGGGCAAAGTCTATGAGATGAAGGCAACAAAGCTGAAAGAAGAGgtgaaaataatgattttagaaaacatGGAGATCCCATTCCAGAAATTGGAGCTCATTGACACAATCAAGAGACTTGGAGTGTCTTATCACTTTGAGAAAGAGATAGAGGCTTGTTTGGAGGCAATATACAATGAAACAGACTGGTCGAGTGAAATAGTCGATTTAAACGAGGCATCGGTCAGATTCAGACTCTTCAGACAATATGGATATAATGTTTCGCCAGGTTAgtatgttcatatatatataaatggtcTGACTATAAATATGGTAACTCATAACAGTGAATACATTACTTCTTGTGCTATATTTTATAGTGTCTTCATATAtcttaagtaatttttttaaaatatttaagatttcttatatttaattaaagtgttttgagtgcaacttaaaacataaaatacatCAAACTATAAATACCTCAAACTCCactaaaaagagaaaaaaaaattaaataaacaaattgctCATCTGCTCAGTCCAACTTTCCTATAGAATTGCAAATTCGTGTGAAAATGGAGACCTTCAAAGAATAAACCTGATAAAATAACCTATAAAGCATACAGTTTGGGTAAGTATATTGAAAACTAAATTACTTGGTTTCCTTTGCAGATATTTTCGACAAATTTAAAGACAAAGATGGGAATTTCAATGAGTCCTTGCGTGAGGATATCAAGGGATTGTTGTCCTTGTATGAGGCCTCATTTCATGGCTTTGAGGAAGAAAGTATAATGGATAAGTTTGGAGAGTTTGctacaaaacaattaaaagaaaatttaaacaGAATAAAGAATCCATATTTGTCTATGCTTGTGAATCACGCTCTTGAGCTTCCCCTCCATTGGTCAATGGAAAGATTTGAGGCGAGGTGGTTCATTGATGCTTATGAAAACCGAAAAGATGTCAATACAGCCCTCCTCAATTTTGCTAAGTTGGATTTCAACATGGTGCAAGCTATACACCAAGAAGACCTCAAACATGCATCAAGGTGGTTAAGATAAACCCTGATTAGAGATAGTTCATTTTTATAGGAGTGTTATTAAAGAGgattaatcttaaaataaaactgTAGCTTAATAGGCAAAGACATTTATTTATCATCATATGTTTTTCCTGTCAACAAatgttataaattttcaattaattaaatttataatgcaGATGGTGGGAGAACTTAGGATGGAGCAAGAAATTACCTTTCGCGAGGGACAGATTGGTTGAATGTTACCTATGGTCCTTATCAGCTGTGTATGATCCGCAACCTGAGTTTCAATACTATAGAAGGATGGCCACAAGAGTCAACCAAGTATCCACATGCCTTGATGATATTTATGATGTCTTTGGCACTTTGGAAGAACTTGAGCTTTTAAACGATGCATTTCTCGGGTGAGatttcatttctcttttttaatgtatcatttacattaaaataaacaaaataacattGGGGTTAGCTTAAGAAGCCAATTGTTGTGAATACTATATCTCTATATAAAACTTTTGAAAGAATATTATATCTATATCGTATCCTTATTATTCCACCTAAATGTGTAAGATCATATGATGTAATAGGTGGTTAACTCATAAAATCTATTGAAAATTTGGGCAAACTAACAATATAtggtatatatatttacatatatcaattttatttggAAGGTGGAACGTGAATCTTGCCATAACATTGCCAgattatatgaaaatatgttttctTGGCAATGTCAATTTGGTCAACGAATTGGGGTATGAGGCTCTAATGAAGATTGGAGTCCACGCCCTCCCTTACCTGATAAAAGCGGTACTATTTTTTCTGCATGCCAAGTTCAACAATACTATTGATGTCGTATCATTATTCATGTTTGATAACTTCTTATGATCATCAAGAtcattttatccatttattacaatttttgaatcattatatgttttgttttgatATAGTGGACAGATTTATGTGGGTGCTACATAAAGGAATCGAGGTGGTTTCATGGGGGTTATGTTCCTTCTCTTGAGGAGTACTTGAACCATGGATGGATGTCTGTTACAACATCTGTAATGGCCATTCATGGGTATTTCCTCAGTAATTGTGCTTCTCATCCCATCACCCAAGAGGGAATGGAAgcaattaaaaattatgatgaTATCATCAAATGGCCTTCCATGATTGCTCGCCTAGTCAATGATTTGGAAACATCAAAGGCAAATCACTctataaacttttaatttgttatttaaaagtaCTAATCTCTAActgttttcttaatatatttatgtatgttCATCTTTTCCGGTTACATTTTTGGTTTGTAGAATGAATTGGAACGAGGTGACATACTCAAATCAGTTCAAATTCATATGCATGAAACTAACGTCTCTGAAGAAGAAGCTCAACAACATATTAAGAGACTCGTTAGAGAGGCATGGAAAAAGGTAAATGCAGCTCGTGTAAAGCCAGATAACCCTTTTAGTAAAAAATTTGTGGATATAGCAACAAACTTTGCTAGGGCAGCTCATTTCATGTATCAATATGGAGATGCGCATGGGCATAATATTAAAGGGAAAAACAAGGAACGTGTCACATTGCTCCTCATTGAGCCAATTCAGCTTTCCTTTGAATGATGTGAAACATTCAAATCTATATATGAGAATAATGTAATTTGTGTTGGTTGATGTTCTAATTATTCATATTGTACAGTTATTCAGTGTGAAGACCCACCAACATAATatgagaataatatttaaatttttttagattatggTGACTCAGAAGAGTTTTAATCGAGACATAAACCTAAGCTCacgatataataatataatataaaataaaattataactatttgatATTAGACCTGTgacctataaatatatggtttgagttagaattttatttacaaCATTCACACAAAGAATTTGTCACTACTCTTATCTCTCTTTAAATTGTAATCTTTTAACCATAGTAATTTTTTCCTCCTTTCCCCGTGATTTTTCCCATATGGGGTTTCCACgtaaatgtttattatttacTTGCTTTCTTGTTTATATTGATCTCTTCTCTATTTTGATTAGTCTCAAattcatattttgttttgtcaacaattggtattagagccttaagcttttttttttattctgagactatatatatttatggagATATCAAATATGAAGTACGGTATTCCGTTATTGGATCACAACACTAGATTTTCTTTACGATATATAAAGATGCGAGGTTTGCTCACTCAGATGGATTTGGACGAAACTCTATTAAAGTTTGATAAGATGCCCAAATCGTGGACAATAGAAGAGATAAA includes:
- the LOC124943347 gene encoding terpene synthase 10-like gives rise to the protein MQLNCSMSTKVNEINDEQPIVRRSANYGPTIWKYEYIQSLNSKYVGKVYEMKATKLKEEVKIMILENMEIPFQKLELIDTIKRLGVSYHFEKEIEACLEAIYNETDWSSEIVDLNEASVRFRLFRQYGYNVSPDIFDKFKDKDGNFNESLREDIKGLLSLYEASFHGFEEESIMDKFGEFATKQLKENLNRIKNPYLSMLVNHALELPLHWSMERFEARWFIDAYENRKDVNTALLNFAKLDFNMVQAIHQEDLKHASRWWENLGWSKKLPFARDRLVECYLWSLSAVYDPQPEFQYYRRMATRVNQVSTCLDDIYDVFGTLEELELLNDAFLGWNVNLAITLPDYMKICFLGNVNLVNELGYEALMKIGVHALPYLIKAWTDLCGCYIKESRWFHGGYVPSLEEYLNHGWMSVTTSVMAIHGYFLSNCASHPITQEGMEAIKNYDDIIKWPSMIARLVNDLETSKNELERGDILKSVQIHMHETNVSEEEAQQHIKRLVREAWKKVNAARVKPDNPFSKKFVDIATNFARAAHFMYQYGDAHGHNIKGKNKERVTLLLIEPIQLSFE